Proteins from a single region of Hordeum vulgare subsp. vulgare chromosome 6H, MorexV3_pseudomolecules_assembly, whole genome shotgun sequence:
- the LOC123405965 gene encoding plant intracellular Ras-group-related LRR protein 2-like: MDPSPNSHPILSYVLSRLPSIKTGSPRLSSPRDLEQPPPPSPSPRAPSGPAEFELVERMPGLRHPSVLASMTRAVADITCARDAIRHLGPRPDHELLDSSRAFLLSYSHGNLAGLGNQEEIYEKVVASQELLRLDEEHEAYGALLRQAEEKLERVYRMAMHGRDVVGGGGNRGEDEGSGGVDEEVVRLLKQAEEGRAVEQVRLADRQLRHLPEPLGRIRGLLVLDVSRNHLQAVPDAIGGLEHLEELRLASNVLVSLPDSIGLLSNLKVLDVSGNKLRSLPDSISKCRSLVELDASYNVLAYLPTGIGHELVNLQKLWVQLNKLRQLPSSICEMRSLRLLDAHFNELRGLPSSFGKLVALESLNLSSNFSDMRDLPASFGDLVGLRDLDLSNNQIHALPDCFGRMDRLERLCVDQNPLVVPPMEVVAKGVGAVREYMDKRLQAEEERRKSAAVAAESPKPSSPIAWLSRSMSSLSTWVSDVAGPEKAPEEDKFLEQEL, from the exons ATGGATCCGTCGCCGAACTCGCACCCGATCCTCTCCTATGTGCTCTCCCGCCTCCCCTCGATCAAGACGGGGTCCCCGAGGCTCTCCTCCCCGCGCGACCTTGAACAGCCTCCGCCGCCGTCCCCGTCCCCGCGCGCCCCGTCGGGCCCCGCGGAGTTCGAGCTCGTGGAGCGCATGCCTGGCCTCCGACATCCGTCCGTCCTCGCCTCCATGACGCGCGCAGTCGCCGACATCACCTGCGCCCGCGACGCGATCCGCCACCTCGGCCCCCGCCCCGACCACGAGCTGCTCGACTCCTCCCGTGCCTTCCTCCTCTCGTACTCCCATGGAAACCTCGCCGGATTGGGGAATCAGGAGGAGATCTACGAGAAGGTGGTGGCGAGCCAAGAGCTTCTCCGGTTAGACGAGGAGCACGAGGCTTACGGGGCCCTGCTGCGCCAGGCGGAGGAGAAGCTGGAGCGGGTGTACCGGATGGCGATGCACGGAAGGGACGTGGTGGGAGGTGGCGGCAATAGAGGGGAGGACGAGGGATCGGGCGGTGTGGACGAGGAGGTGGTGAGGCTGCTCAAGCAGGCGGAGGAAGGGAGGGCGGTGGAGCAGGTGCGCCTCGCCGACCGCCAGCTGCGCCACCTGCCTGAGCCCTTGGGCCGGATCCGCGGCCTCCTCGTGCTCGACGTCTCGCGCAACCATCTCCAG GCTGTCCCCGATGCCATAGGCGGGCTTGAACATCTGGAAGAACTCCGCCTCGCTTCCAATGTGTTGGTCTCCCTCCCGGATTCCATCGGGCTCCTCTCCAACCTGAAGGTCCTGGACGTCTCTGGCAACAAGCTCAGATCTCTGCCCGACAGCATCTCAAAATGCAG GTCACTGGTGGAGCTGGATGCCAGCTACAACGTTCTGGCGTACCTCCCGACGGGCATCGGCCACGAGCTGGTGAACCTGCAGAAGCTCTGGGTGCAGCTCAACAAGCTGCGTCAGCTGCCGTCCTCCATCTGCGAGATGCGGTCCCTGCGCCTCCTGGATGCGCACTTCAACGAGCTCCGCGGCCTGCCCTCCTCCTTCGGCAAACTGGTGGCGCTTGAGTCGCTCAACCTGAGTAGCAACTTCAGCGACATGCGGGACCTGCCGGCGTCGTTCGGCGACCTGGTCGGCCTTCGCGACCTCGACCTCAGCAACAACCAGATACACGCGCTGCCGGACTGCTTCGGAAGAATGGACCGGCTTGAGCGGCTCTGCGTGGACCAGAACCCGCTCGTCGTGCCGCCCATGGAGGTGGTGGCCAAGGGCGTCGGAGCGGTGAGGGAGTACATGGACAAGAGGCTGCAGGCCGAGGAGGAGCGGCGGAAGAGCGCGGCCGTGGCGGCTGAGAGCCCCAAGCCATCGTCGCCAATTGCGTGGCTGTCCCGGAGCATGTCGTCTCTGAGCACCTGGGTTTCGGACGTCGCCGGGCCGGAGAAGGCGCCGGAGGAGGACAAGTTCCTCGAGCAGGAGCTGTGA